From a region of the Mauremys mutica isolate MM-2020 ecotype Southern chromosome 12, ASM2049712v1, whole genome shotgun sequence genome:
- the LOC123345269 gene encoding zinc finger protein 501-like, protein MQENYETVTSLGFPIPKPELIARLERGEEPWVPDLQASEKKEVMQVTHKGDETLSENKEVNWQVEPERTFLRGAEGNCSQCLEQGKAWGNRGGSERQLGNQPRKKVDESIQGGGGCTDPKETTTQQTNPKDEKPHKCLDCGKSFSVRTNLITHWKNHTGEKPYKCLDCGKSFRQSSHLITHQRLHTGERPYKCLECGKSFNVRSALIAHQRTHTGEKPYKCLDCGKSFNVRSAVIRHQRIHTGEKPYKCLDCGKSFSQSSSLTKHRRTHTGERPYNCLVCGKSFSDSSSLIKHGRTHTGERPYKCLDCGKCFNLRSALLAHQRTHTGEKPHKCLDCGKSFSQSSNLVTHQRTHTGDKPYKCLHCGKRFNVSSAVITHQRIHTGEKPYKCLDCGKSFSHSSNLTKHQGIHEGEKTYKWDTFQ, encoded by the exons atgcaggagaactacgagacggtgacctcactgg GATttcccattcccaaacctgagctgatcgcccggctggaacgaggggaagagccgtgggtcccggatcTTCAGGCCTCTGAGAAAAAGGAGGTCATGCAAGTCACCCACAAAG GTGATGAGACCCTGAGTGAGAACAAGGAGGTGAATTGGCAGGTGGAACCAGAGAGGACCTTTTTGAGAGGAGCTGAAGGGAATTGTTCCCAGTGCTTGGAACAGGGGAAAGCCTGGGGAAATCGGGGTGGGTCAGAGAGGCAGCTGGGAAACCAGCCAAGGAAGAAAGTGGATGAATCCATTCAAGGTGGGGGAGGATGCACAGATCCCAAGGAAACCACCACCCAGCAGACAAATCCCAAGGACGAGAAACCCCACAAATGCctcgactgtgggaaaagcttcagtgtaAGAACCAACCTTATTACGCACTGGAAAAACCACACGGGAGAGAAGCcctataaatgcttggactgcgggaaaagtttccgtcagagctcacaccttattacccatcagagactgcacacgggagagagaccctataaatgcctggagtgcgggaaaagtttcaacGTGAGGTCGGCCCTTATTGCGCATCAGAGAacgcacacgggagagaaaccctataagtgcctggactgtgggaaaagcttcaatgtgAGATCAGCcgttattagacatcagagaatccacacgggagagaaaccttATAAATGCCTggactgcgggaaaagcttcagtcagagctccaGCCTCACTAAACATCGGAGGACCCACACGGGTGAGCGACCCTATAACTGCCTCgtgtgtgggaaaagttttagcGACAGCTCGTCCCTTATTAAACATGGGAgaacccacacgggagagagaccatataaatgcctggactgtgggaaatgtttcaatcTGCGATCAGCTCTTCTTGCCCATCAAAgaacccacacgggagagaagCCCCATAAAtgcctggactgtgggaaaagcttcagtcagagctcaaaccttgttacgcatcagagaacccacacgggggataaaccctataaatgcctccACTGTGGGAAACGGTTTAACGTCAGCTCAGCCGTTAttacgcatcagagaatccacacgggagagaaaccctataaatgcctggactgtgggaaaagcttcagtcacagCTCAAATCTCACTAAACATCAGGGAATTCATGAGGGAGAGAAAACCTATAAGTGGGACACGTTTCAATAG